One Paraburkholderia dioscoreae DNA segment encodes these proteins:
- a CDS encoding polysaccharide biosynthesis tyrosine autokinase, whose amino-acid sequence MAINFENRYTDVSGPDELHLSDYLRTIVRGWRTIAMVTLIALALGCAYAFLAPPTYRADVLFHVEDKTANANANGKDSLPPLTGMFDTKPSTAAEIELLKSRLVTEETVKKLHLDITAGPRYFPIIGGMIAGLVNGQWGFRLPQFINLSGYAWGDEAITVSQFDTSKDMYDTTFTLIAGNDGSYVLRDKNGIAILSGKVGETVETDTADGPITLHVDKLVGPAGSRFELSRASTLSTVDRLQKALVVQETTLQSGVIRASLEGGDSALTAAIVNSMAREFVRQDVESRSTEAEHMLAFLDQQLPGLRKELDDAEQRYNKFRNTHGTVDLGEESRLLLQQIVDNKTKLMDLQQQRAEMSQRFTANHPAVAALDAQIAALQGAAANMNRSVAVMPDTEQTALRLLRDVHVDTELYTNLLNSAQQLRVAKAGQVGNVRVVDFAEAPDEPVRPKRVIAILIALGGGLVLGILLTFFKRAMYGGVERPDELEGMLGVPVFAVVPRSQTQLKLQENVMLRRRGLHVLAQQAPEDIAVEGVRNLRTSLQLSLDHAENNVVMITGSRPDSGKSFLSVNLAALVASANKRVLIIDGDMRRGDVHSHFGIGHQPGLSDVLSGGDLNAMIQRDVLPGLDVLAKGTLPSHPAELLMSKRFETMLEELKSHYDLVIVDTPPVLAVTDSTLIGKYAGTTLLVVRHGRHPLNEVMETAKRLRNGGVALRGVLLTDVPQEGAFLGSGYQGGYYGYDSIAG is encoded by the coding sequence ATGGCAATCAACTTCGAAAACCGCTATACCGACGTGTCCGGACCGGACGAGCTTCACCTGTCGGACTATCTGCGTACGATCGTGCGAGGTTGGCGCACGATCGCGATGGTGACGCTGATCGCGCTCGCGCTGGGGTGCGCGTACGCCTTCCTCGCGCCGCCGACCTACCGCGCGGATGTTCTGTTTCACGTCGAGGACAAGACGGCGAATGCCAATGCGAACGGCAAGGACTCCTTGCCGCCGCTCACCGGCATGTTCGACACCAAGCCTTCCACGGCGGCCGAGATCGAGTTGCTGAAGTCGCGGCTCGTCACGGAAGAAACCGTCAAGAAGCTGCACCTCGATATCACGGCGGGGCCGCGTTATTTTCCGATCATCGGCGGAATGATCGCGGGGTTGGTGAACGGGCAATGGGGCTTCAGGCTGCCGCAGTTCATCAACCTGTCCGGCTATGCATGGGGTGACGAGGCCATTACGGTGTCGCAGTTCGACACGTCGAAGGACATGTACGACACCACCTTCACGCTGATTGCCGGCAATGACGGCTCATACGTGCTGCGCGACAAGAACGGTATCGCGATCCTGTCGGGTAAAGTGGGCGAGACCGTGGAAACGGATACCGCCGACGGCCCGATCACGTTGCACGTGGACAAGCTGGTCGGCCCGGCCGGCTCGCGCTTCGAACTGTCGCGCGCTTCCACGCTGAGCACCGTGGACCGGCTGCAAAAGGCCCTGGTGGTGCAGGAAACCACGCTGCAATCCGGCGTGATCCGCGCGAGTCTGGAAGGCGGCGACAGCGCGCTGACCGCGGCGATCGTCAACAGCATGGCGCGCGAGTTCGTGCGCCAGGATGTCGAGAGCCGTTCGACCGAGGCCGAGCACATGCTCGCCTTTCTCGATCAGCAGTTGCCGGGCTTGCGCAAGGAACTCGACGACGCCGAGCAACGCTACAACAAGTTCCGCAACACGCACGGCACCGTCGACCTCGGTGAAGAAAGCCGCTTGCTGCTGCAACAGATCGTCGATAACAAGACCAAGCTGATGGATCTGCAGCAGCAACGCGCGGAGATGTCGCAACGCTTCACCGCGAATCACCCGGCGGTGGCCGCGCTCGACGCACAGATCGCCGCGTTGCAAGGCGCGGCGGCCAACATGAACCGCAGCGTGGCGGTCATGCCGGATACGGAGCAGACCGCATTGCGTCTGCTGCGCGACGTGCACGTCGACACGGAGCTGTACACCAATCTGCTGAACAGCGCGCAGCAACTGCGCGTGGCGAAGGCCGGGCAGGTGGGCAACGTGCGCGTGGTCGACTTCGCCGAAGCGCCCGACGAACCCGTGCGTCCGAAGCGCGTGATCGCGATCCTGATCGCGCTCGGCGGCGGCCTCGTGCTCGGTATTCTGCTGACCTTCTTCAAGCGCGCCATGTACGGCGGCGTGGAACGTCCGGACGAACTCGAAGGCATGCTCGGCGTGCCGGTGTTCGCGGTGGTGCCGCGCAGCCAGACCCAGCTGAAGCTGCAGGAGAACGTCATGCTGCGCCGTCGCGGGCTGCATGTCCTGGCACAGCAGGCGCCGGAAGACATCGCCGTGGAAGGCGTGCGCAATCTGCGCACCTCGCTGCAGCTCTCGCTCGATCACGCCGAGAACAACGTGGTGATGATCACCGGCTCACGGCCCGATTCCGGCAAGTCGTTCCTCTCGGTAAATCTTGCGGCGCTGGTGGCGTCGGCGAACAAGCGCGTGCTGATCATCGACGGCGATATGCGGCGCGGCGACGTGCACTCGCATTTCGGTATCGGTCATCAGCCGGGCCTGTCCGACGTGCTGAGCGGCGGCGACCTGAACGCGATGATCCAGCGCGACGTGCTGCCGGGCCTCGATGTGCTCGCCAAGGGCACGCTGCCTTCGCATCCGGCCGAACTGCTGATGAGCAAGCGCTTCGAAACCATGCTCGAAGAATTGAAGTCGCACTACGACCTCGTGATCGTCGATACGCCGCCGGTTCTGGCGGTGACCGATTCGACGCTGATCGGCAAATACGCGGGCACGACGCTGCTGGTGGTGCGCCACGGCCGCCATCCGCTCAACGAGGTCATGGAAACGGCCAAGCGACTGCGCAACGGCGGCGTGGCGCTCCGGGGCGTGCTGCTGACCGACGTGCCGCAGGAAGGGGCGTTCCTCGGCTCGGGTTATCAAGGCGGTTACTACGGCTACGACAGCATCGCCGGTTGA
- a CDS encoding DapH/DapD/GlmU-related protein gives MGNVADDPQIGRVPQAGGACENGRVIDLGQAGKGNYQAKRGALVELIWFVLEACVINNKLLPLSSVRVALLRLFGAKIGTGCRFVHPLRVKAPWNLEVGDNCWFGVDVWIYNQTLIRIGSNVCISQGTFLTAGSHDMSTTMDLHVAPIVIEDGVWITSKCVVQMGVTIGRSAVVTPSSVVHRSLEAEGVYGGNPCRFIRKRFDSVT, from the coding sequence ATGGGTAACGTTGCCGACGATCCGCAGATCGGACGCGTGCCGCAAGCCGGAGGCGCGTGCGAAAACGGCCGCGTCATCGATCTGGGGCAGGCCGGAAAGGGAAACTATCAGGCAAAGCGCGGCGCGCTCGTCGAACTCATCTGGTTCGTGCTGGAAGCCTGCGTGATCAACAACAAGCTGCTGCCGCTTTCATCCGTGCGCGTTGCGTTGTTGCGCCTGTTCGGCGCGAAGATCGGTACAGGCTGCCGCTTTGTGCATCCGCTGCGCGTGAAGGCACCGTGGAATCTCGAAGTGGGCGACAACTGCTGGTTCGGTGTGGATGTCTGGATCTATAACCAGACGCTGATTCGCATCGGCTCGAACGTGTGCATTTCTCAAGGCACGTTCCTCACCGCCGGCTCACACGATATGAGCACCACGATGGATCTGCACGTCGCGCCGATCGTCATCGAGGACGGCGTCTGGATCACTTCGAAGTGCGTGGTGCAAATGGGCGTGACGATCGGCCGTTCGGCGGTCGTGACACCTTCGTCGGTCGTGCATCGTTCGCTGGAGGCCGAGGGCGTGTACGGCGGAAATCCATGCCGTTTTATCAGGAAACGGTTCGACTCCGTGACCTGA
- a CDS encoding glycosyltransferase WbuB, translated as MKILIYGINYAPELTGVGKYTAEMAVLLAERGHEVRVVCAPPYYPEWRVAEGYASWRYQHETRDGVAIWRAPLWVPSRPSGLKRMLHLATFAATSLPLLAWQALWRPHAVMLIAPTLMCAPASLMLARITRASAWLHIQDYEVDAAFDLGLLKSSRAARTARWIESALLKRFDAVSSITRQMSARATAKGVDASKVVCLPNWVDVSTIFPLARPSEFRRLLGIPAEQKVVLYSGNMGAKQGIETLADAAVALAARPDLTFVFCGSGAAKENLLERCSGLTNCVFMPLQPVERLNELLNLADIHVLPQRGDAADLVMPSKLTGMFASGRATIAMARRGTALYEAVAPRGVVVPPGNVKALAAAITVLASDAERRTALGKAARNHAERALSPESTIRTFEERLAVLLRESGGKDAKGAKGATRATGAPSSFGPRPSGAAGRPRGKPATAEEAAPD; from the coding sequence ATGAAGATACTGATCTACGGCATCAACTATGCGCCTGAACTGACGGGGGTGGGCAAGTACACGGCGGAAATGGCCGTGCTGCTGGCTGAGCGCGGGCATGAAGTGCGCGTGGTGTGCGCGCCGCCGTATTACCCCGAGTGGCGCGTTGCAGAGGGCTACGCGTCGTGGCGGTATCAGCACGAGACGCGCGACGGCGTGGCGATCTGGCGCGCACCGCTGTGGGTGCCGTCGCGCCCGAGTGGCCTGAAGCGCATGCTGCATCTGGCCACTTTCGCGGCGACTTCGTTACCGTTGCTCGCATGGCAGGCGCTGTGGCGTCCGCACGCGGTGATGCTGATCGCGCCGACCTTGATGTGTGCGCCGGCCTCGCTGATGCTCGCGCGTATCACACGCGCGAGTGCATGGCTGCATATTCAGGACTACGAGGTCGATGCGGCCTTCGATCTGGGTCTGCTGAAAAGCTCGCGCGCGGCCCGCACGGCACGCTGGATCGAAAGCGCGTTGCTGAAGCGCTTCGATGCGGTGTCGTCGATTACGCGGCAGATGAGTGCGCGCGCGACGGCCAAGGGTGTCGATGCATCGAAGGTGGTCTGCCTGCCGAACTGGGTCGATGTGTCGACTATTTTCCCGCTGGCACGGCCGAGCGAGTTCCGTCGTCTCCTCGGGATTCCCGCGGAGCAGAAAGTGGTGCTGTACTCCGGCAACATGGGCGCTAAGCAGGGCATTGAAACACTCGCCGACGCGGCGGTCGCGCTCGCCGCCCGTCCCGACCTCACCTTCGTGTTCTGTGGCAGTGGCGCCGCGAAAGAGAATCTGCTCGAACGCTGCTCCGGTTTGACGAATTGCGTGTTCATGCCGCTGCAACCGGTGGAACGCCTGAACGAACTGCTCAATCTCGCCGATATTCACGTACTTCCGCAACGCGGCGACGCGGCGGATCTGGTCATGCCGTCCAAGCTCACCGGAATGTTCGCGAGCGGCCGCGCAACCATCGCAATGGCGCGCCGAGGCACGGCACTCTACGAAGCCGTGGCGCCGCGCGGCGTGGTCGTGCCGCCGGGCAACGTGAAAGCGCTGGCGGCGGCGATCACCGTACTGGCCAGCGATGCGGAACGGCGCACGGCGCTCGGCAAGGCCGCGCGCAATCACGCGGAGCGCGCTCTCTCGCCGGAGTCGACGATTCGTACCTTCGAGGAACGGCTCGCGGTGCTGCTGCGTGAGTCGGGGGGGAAAGATGCGAAAGGCGCGAAAGGCGCAACTCGTGCGACGGGCGCGCCATCCTCTTTTGGCCCGCGGCCTTCAGGTGCCGCGGGCCGGCCGCGAGGCAAACCGGCCACGGCGGAGGAAGCCGCGCCGGATTGA
- a CDS encoding glycosyltransferase family 4 protein, giving the protein MTASVTIFHNVVWSRHKGVVFSALHNISASGAIRYSMVQIADTEHDRVGFSDVDYSFHRYPMQKLFDGCYEDVPTMKLIARLTWEVLRTKSDLIVLPGYHRPEYWAMLAACIVTGKRRAVFCDSTARDRPKKLLTSIPKRVFFSLCDGYFGFGERSREYLLSLGAKRDKIFVPCQAAALPGSFSPERALVERVAARAGNPPVFLFVGRLSEEKGIGTLIEALAGLRRRIPAAKLRIVGTGPMADVLHAKVAELELGDAVTFVGSLQDEPLTQEYYGATCMVLPSYSEPWGLVVNEALAHGCPAVVSESCGCVPELVIDGVSGYAFTAGDVAGLQRTMLKAMEAFADAGGTARRCMDVIRRFDPPSAAANIARGCALMLSD; this is encoded by the coding sequence ATGACAGCGTCAGTCACGATCTTCCACAACGTGGTGTGGTCGCGCCACAAGGGTGTCGTGTTTTCCGCCTTGCATAACATTTCGGCTTCCGGAGCGATTCGCTATTCGATGGTGCAGATCGCGGATACGGAGCACGACCGCGTCGGTTTTTCCGACGTCGATTATTCGTTTCACCGGTATCCGATGCAAAAGCTCTTCGACGGCTGCTACGAAGACGTGCCGACCATGAAGCTGATCGCGCGGCTCACGTGGGAAGTCTTGCGCACCAAGTCGGATCTGATCGTGCTGCCCGGCTACCACCGGCCCGAATATTGGGCGATGCTCGCAGCCTGCATCGTGACCGGAAAACGGCGCGCGGTGTTCTGCGATTCGACCGCGCGCGACCGGCCCAAGAAGCTGCTGACGTCGATTCCCAAGCGTGTGTTTTTCTCGCTGTGCGACGGCTATTTCGGTTTCGGCGAGCGCAGCCGCGAGTATCTGCTGTCGCTCGGCGCGAAGCGCGACAAGATTTTCGTGCCGTGCCAGGCGGCCGCGCTGCCGGGTTCGTTTTCGCCGGAACGTGCGCTAGTCGAGCGGGTCGCCGCTCGCGCGGGTAATCCACCGGTGTTTCTGTTCGTGGGACGCCTGTCCGAAGAGAAAGGTATTGGCACGCTGATCGAGGCGCTTGCCGGATTGCGGCGACGGATTCCGGCGGCGAAGCTGCGCATTGTCGGCACCGGCCCGATGGCCGACGTGTTGCATGCGAAGGTGGCCGAGCTCGAACTCGGCGACGCGGTGACGTTCGTCGGCAGTTTGCAGGACGAGCCGCTAACACAGGAGTATTACGGCGCAACCTGCATGGTCCTGCCGAGCTACAGCGAACCGTGGGGACTGGTGGTCAACGAAGCGCTCGCGCACGGTTGCCCGGCGGTGGTCAGCGAGAGCTGCGGCTGCGTGCCGGAACTGGTGATCGACGGGGTGAGCGGCTACGCGTTTACAGCGGGCGACGTCGCCGGGCTGCAGCGCACCATGCTCAAGGCAATGGAGGCGTTCGCCGATGCGGGCGGCACCGCGCGACGGTGCATGGATGTGATTCGCCGTTTCGACCCGCCTTCCGCGGCTGCCAATATCGCCCGTGGTTGTGCGTTGATGTTGAGCGATTGA
- a CDS encoding GDP-L-fucose synthase family protein: MNKQARIFVAGHRGMVGSALVRRLVADGYQNVITRSRQELDLTDQGAVNRFFESERIDVVLLAAARVGGILANATRPGEFIYENLVIETNVIHAAYRARVERLVFFGSSCIYPKQCPQPIREEYLLTSPLEPTNDAYAIAKIAGVKLCEAYNREYNTQYVALMPTNLYGPNDNYDLNSSHVLPALLRKAHEAKLNGDPTLSVWGSGTPRREFLHVDDLAAATLFVLEHNVTEGLFNVGVGEDLSIRELAECICKVAGFDGELVFDTSKPDGTPRKLLDVSRLVQMGWQATIALEDGIASTYRDFVESHAGSTPVAAVEA, translated from the coding sequence ATGAACAAACAAGCACGCATCTTTGTTGCGGGCCACCGGGGCATGGTCGGCTCCGCGCTCGTCAGGCGCCTTGTCGCCGACGGGTATCAGAACGTGATCACCCGTTCGCGTCAGGAGCTCGATCTGACGGATCAGGGGGCCGTGAATCGCTTCTTCGAAAGCGAAAGGATCGACGTAGTGTTGCTCGCGGCCGCGCGCGTGGGCGGCATTCTCGCGAACGCGACCCGGCCGGGTGAGTTCATCTATGAAAACCTGGTGATCGAAACCAACGTGATTCATGCGGCGTACCGCGCCAGGGTCGAGCGACTGGTGTTCTTCGGTTCCTCGTGCATCTATCCGAAGCAATGTCCGCAGCCGATCCGCGAGGAGTATCTGCTGACTTCGCCGCTGGAGCCGACCAACGACGCCTACGCGATCGCGAAGATCGCCGGCGTCAAGCTGTGCGAAGCCTACAACCGCGAGTACAACACCCAGTACGTCGCGTTGATGCCGACCAATCTGTATGGTCCGAATGACAACTACGACCTGAACAGCAGCCACGTGTTGCCGGCGCTGCTGCGCAAGGCGCACGAAGCGAAGCTGAACGGTGACCCCACGTTGTCGGTGTGGGGTTCGGGCACGCCGCGCCGCGAGTTCCTGCACGTCGACGATCTCGCCGCGGCCACGCTGTTCGTGCTCGAACACAACGTGACAGAGGGACTCTTCAACGTCGGCGTGGGTGAGGATCTGTCGATTCGCGAACTGGCCGAATGCATCTGCAAGGTGGCCGGCTTCGACGGTGAACTCGTGTTCGACACCTCGAAACCCGACGGCACACCCCGCAAGCTGCTCGACGTCTCGCGGCTCGTGCAAATGGGCTGGCAGGCAACTATCGCTCTCGAGGACGGTATCGCATCCACGTATCGGGATTTCGTCGAATCACACGCCGGTTCGACGCCCGTTGCCGCCGTCGAGGCTTAG
- the gmd gene encoding GDP-mannose 4,6-dehydratase: MKRKVALITGITGQDGSYLAELLLAKDYDVHGIKRRSSLFNTDRIDHLYRDPHDPDQRLFLHHADLTDSTSILRVIQRVEPDEIYNLAAQSHVAVSFEEPEYTANADGLGALRILEAIRILGLQEKTRFYQASTSELYGLVQQVPQSETTPFYPRSPYAVAKLFAYWTTVNYREAYGLYACNGILFNHESPVRGETFVTRKITRAVARIAVGMQKTLYLGNLSALRDWGHARDYVEMQWRMLQQEQPEDYVIATGVQYSVRQFVQHAAAELGVTVRFEGTGVDEIGIVEKVEGREIKMSPGDVIVRVDPRYFRPAEVETLLGDPSKAHAKLGWQPTTPFASLVKEMVRADYQIARRDALVTLAGFTALEHHE, from the coding sequence ATGAAACGTAAGGTCGCGCTGATCACCGGCATCACAGGACAGGACGGGTCGTATCTGGCGGAGTTGCTGCTTGCCAAGGATTACGACGTACACGGCATCAAACGCAGGTCATCCCTGTTCAATACAGACCGGATCGATCACCTGTACCGCGATCCTCACGATCCGGACCAGCGGCTCTTTCTGCATCACGCGGATCTGACCGATTCGACCAGCATCCTGCGCGTGATCCAGCGTGTCGAGCCCGACGAGATCTACAACCTCGCCGCGCAGAGCCACGTTGCGGTGTCGTTCGAGGAGCCCGAATACACCGCGAACGCGGACGGCCTCGGCGCGTTGCGGATTCTCGAAGCGATCCGGATTCTCGGGCTGCAGGAAAAGACACGCTTCTATCAGGCTTCGACCTCGGAGCTCTACGGCCTCGTGCAGCAGGTGCCGCAGTCGGAGACCACGCCGTTCTATCCGCGCAGCCCGTATGCCGTCGCCAAGCTGTTCGCGTACTGGACCACGGTCAATTATCGCGAGGCTTACGGTCTCTATGCGTGCAACGGGATTCTGTTCAATCACGAATCGCCGGTGCGCGGCGAGACGTTCGTGACGCGCAAGATTACGCGCGCTGTCGCGCGTATCGCGGTGGGCATGCAGAAGACCTTGTATCTCGGCAATCTGTCGGCGTTGCGCGACTGGGGCCATGCGCGCGATTACGTGGAGATGCAATGGCGCATGCTCCAGCAGGAGCAGCCGGAGGATTACGTGATCGCCACCGGCGTGCAATACAGCGTGCGTCAGTTCGTGCAGCACGCGGCCGCCGAGCTCGGCGTCACCGTGCGCTTCGAGGGCACCGGCGTGGATGAAATCGGCATTGTCGAGAAAGTGGAAGGGCGCGAGATCAAGATGTCGCCCGGAGACGTGATCGTGCGTGTCGATCCGCGCTACTTCCGGCCCGCCGAAGTCGAGACGCTGCTCGGCGATCCGTCCAAGGCGCATGCGAAGCTCGGCTGGCAGCCGACCACGCCGTTCGCCTCGCTGGTCAAGGAAATGGTGCGCGCGGACTATCAGATTGCCCGACGTGACGCGCTCGTCACGCTGGCCGGCTTCACGGCGCTGGAACATCACGAGTAA
- a CDS encoding polysaccharide biosynthesis/export family protein → MSSLGLRTGSLLVFATAALLSGCGIAPGQRMVTPAAIQDTGGDYSTEANTQQQIPITDINLTLLRKMNQAQTTAPMSPQMLALFGKPTAYKVGPGDVLQIVVWDHPELAAALGQPAQNTKTTDAAPGFLIDESGDVQFPYAGTVHVAGKDVASIQKELSRRLSKVYQKPEVTVRVASFRAAQVYVDGEVRTPGAQSVNDIPMSLTTAISLSGGLSPNADRSRVVLIRNGVPYQLNMDDLIKRGRNPSDIYLQPGDMLRVASREDSGVYVMGEVNKPATILPMRNGSLTLSQAISDSGSFDSNTAAARQLFVIRNSTSEAPEVYHLDATSPVSMVLANQFELQPKDVVYVGQGGLVRFNRVLNLLLPAINAAVTGAVLAK, encoded by the coding sequence ATGAGCTCGCTTGGTTTACGCACGGGAAGTCTCCTGGTTTTCGCTACTGCCGCACTGCTTTCCGGATGCGGAATCGCACCGGGCCAGCGGATGGTCACGCCCGCCGCAATTCAGGACACGGGTGGTGATTACAGTACTGAAGCGAATACGCAACAGCAGATTCCGATCACCGACATCAACCTCACGTTGCTGCGCAAGATGAACCAGGCGCAGACGACCGCGCCGATGTCGCCGCAGATGCTCGCGCTGTTCGGCAAGCCGACCGCTTACAAGGTCGGCCCCGGCGACGTGCTGCAGATCGTCGTGTGGGATCACCCCGAACTTGCCGCAGCGCTCGGTCAGCCGGCGCAGAACACGAAGACGACGGACGCGGCGCCTGGCTTCCTGATCGATGAAAGCGGCGACGTGCAGTTCCCCTATGCGGGCACGGTGCACGTGGCCGGCAAGGACGTGGCCTCGATCCAGAAGGAACTGTCGCGGCGTCTGAGCAAGGTCTATCAGAAGCCGGAAGTGACGGTGCGGGTGGCGTCGTTCCGCGCGGCGCAGGTGTATGTGGACGGCGAAGTGCGCACGCCCGGCGCCCAGTCGGTCAACGACATTCCGATGTCGCTGACGACCGCGATCAGCCTGAGCGGCGGCCTTAGCCCGAATGCGGACCGCAGCCGCGTGGTGTTGATCCGCAACGGCGTGCCTTATCAGCTCAACATGGACGACCTGATCAAGCGCGGCCGCAATCCGTCGGACATCTATCTGCAACCGGGCGACATGCTGCGGGTGGCATCGCGTGAAGACAGCGGTGTCTACGTGATGGGCGAGGTCAACAAGCCGGCGACCATCCTGCCGATGCGCAACGGCTCGCTGACGCTTTCGCAAGCGATTTCCGATAGCGGCAGCTTCGACTCGAACACGGCCGCGGCCCGGCAACTGTTCGTGATCCGCAATTCGACGAGCGAAGCGCCCGAGGTGTACCACCTCGATGCTACTTCGCCGGTTTCGATGGTGCTCGCCAATCAGTTCGAACTGCAGCCGAAAGACGTGGTGTACGTCGGTCAAGGCGGACTGGTCCGCTTCAACCGTGTGTTGAACCTGCTGCTGCCGGCGATCAACGCGGCTGTAACGGGCGCCGTCCTCGCGAAATAA
- a CDS encoding FAD-dependent oxidoreductase, with amino-acid sequence MFIDTRTVEQNTVIETTVCIIGAGVAGITLALEMSRAGIDACVLESGGFGPDDATRDLYRGENIGLPYTFADGSRSRYFGGSSNCWGGWCRPLDPWDFEKRDWIAHSGWPFGLDELAPYYARTHELLKLGPQNFDPAYWEREIGRQDVRRLPLATGDMRDTVAQFSPPVRFGKTYREELSRSTRVRVFLHANVLNIDADAQGTTISAVKIGTISGRRISMTARIFVLATGGIENARLLLASNNVQAAGLGNANDLVGRYFMDHPRMMSGKVRFRPGIARNKLYDIKYHYQNAAVSAHGTKISSQFAPKQEWMEREKLLNSRVWLYSKWYGEGSAGSEALIRCKEALMGKDQPGRSLKRDIETMIAHPLHTVGFGLTRLLQWPALITDVTLQAIVEAVPNPDSRVTLSADRRDHFGMPRVRVEWRLGEQVQRTFDKTFQLLAQELRMANVADVTLDEPLEGRTWPAKLEGTWHHMGTTRMHDSPREGVVDRDCKVHGISNLYIGGSSVFPTVGANFPTITIAALALRLAGHLKRQLDLPELVGDTRGEAANSAAMSLQAPPQVDTLPIAASTLTPLMKEQ; translated from the coding sequence ATGTTCATCGATACGCGTACTGTTGAACAAAACACGGTCATTGAAACGACGGTCTGCATCATCGGCGCAGGCGTCGCGGGAATTACGCTCGCGCTCGAAATGTCGCGGGCCGGTATCGATGCCTGCGTGCTCGAAAGCGGCGGCTTCGGACCTGACGACGCGACCCGCGATCTTTATCGCGGCGAGAACATCGGGCTTCCCTACACGTTTGCGGACGGCTCGCGCAGCCGGTATTTCGGCGGCAGCAGCAACTGCTGGGGCGGCTGGTGCCGCCCGCTCGACCCCTGGGACTTCGAAAAGCGCGACTGGATCGCGCACAGCGGCTGGCCGTTCGGGCTCGATGAACTGGCGCCTTATTATGCGCGCACGCATGAACTGCTGAAGCTCGGCCCGCAGAATTTCGACCCCGCGTACTGGGAGCGCGAGATTGGGCGCCAGGACGTGCGCCGCCTGCCGCTCGCCACCGGCGATATGCGCGATACCGTCGCGCAGTTCAGCCCGCCGGTGCGCTTCGGCAAGACGTATCGAGAAGAACTGTCGCGCTCCACGCGAGTGCGCGTGTTCCTCCATGCGAACGTGCTCAATATCGACGCCGACGCACAAGGCACGACGATTTCCGCGGTGAAGATAGGCACGATCAGCGGCCGCAGAATCTCGATGACTGCGAGGATTTTCGTGCTGGCTACAGGCGGCATTGAAAACGCGCGTTTGCTGCTCGCGTCGAACAATGTGCAGGCCGCCGGTCTCGGCAATGCCAACGATCTGGTCGGCCGCTATTTCATGGATCATCCGCGCATGATGTCGGGCAAAGTGCGCTTCCGTCCGGGCATTGCGCGTAACAAGCTGTACGACATCAAGTATCACTACCAGAATGCGGCGGTGTCGGCGCACGGCACGAAGATCTCGTCGCAGTTCGCGCCGAAACAGGAATGGATGGAGCGCGAGAAGCTGCTCAATTCACGCGTCTGGCTCTACTCGAAATGGTACGGCGAAGGCAGCGCGGGTTCCGAGGCGCTGATCCGCTGCAAGGAAGCGCTGATGGGCAAGGATCAGCCTGGCCGCAGCCTGAAGCGCGACATCGAAACCATGATTGCGCACCCGCTGCACACCGTCGGTTTCGGTTTGACGCGGCTGTTGCAATGGCCCGCGCTGATCACGGACGTGACGCTGCAGGCTATCGTCGAAGCGGTGCCCAATCCGGATAGCCGCGTGACATTGTCGGCGGACAGGCGCGACCACTTCGGCATGCCGCGCGTGCGGGTGGAGTGGCGCCTCGGCGAACAGGTGCAGCGCACTTTCGACAAGACGTTCCAGTTGCTCGCACAGGAATTGCGGATGGCGAACGTCGCGGACGTCACGCTCGACGAGCCGCTCGAAGGCCGGACGTGGCCGGCGAAACTGGAAGGCACATGGCACCACATGGGCACCACGCGCATGCACGATTCGCCGCGCGAGGGCGTGGTCGATCGCGATTGCAAGGTGCACGGGATCAGCAATCTGTACATTGGCGGCAGTTCGGTGTTTCCGACTGTCGGCGCCAATTTTCCGACCATCACGATTGCGGCGCTGGCGCTGCGTCTCGCCGGTCATCTGAAACGGCAGCTCGATTTGCCGGAGCTCGTCGGCGATACACGGGGCGAAGCGGCGAACAGCGCCGCCATGTCGCTTCAGGCGCCGCCTCAGGTCGATACGTTGCCGATCGCGGCCTCGACCTTGACGCCGTTGATGAAGGAGCAGTGA